The DNA window gtgcgCAGCTATTAGAGCATCAAGTAGTCGACTTTAGCTAGATTTACTTTCGCCGTCTggcgttgcttttgtgtttgtgtttttgttttggtctTGCTGAgcgccgtcgctgctggcaGAGCGCACAGTTGTTGGCGAGTATTCAAGCAGTTCGGCTGCGTCTGATGCAGTAGCTCCAGTTATAATTGTTGAATAAAGTgcgtgtgttgtttgttttttggccGTGTTGtgtttcggttttttttttttttgctactaGTGCAACATGCCGTTCCCCATACATCCGCCCAAGCAGATGCCCTGCCCACATTGGCAGCACTTTCCCATCAGCCCCGTGGACAGCAAGCCGTCGCCATTTGATAGCAACAATGGCCTAGCTGCCACAGCCGTGCAACAAAAGCCACCAGAGCCCGTCTCCTATCGCTACTGTGTGCAGTGCAAGGCGGCGAACAAGGAGGCGTTCACCAATGGCGGCCAGGACTAgaggcagagcagcagcacttgaagcaaaagcaaagcaaagcactcAATGTGACAGtgcaatcaatttttaatttatttttaagtttctAGCTGCgctattttaatttgccataCAAACAATCAttataataagcaaacaaatgtgtgttcttttttttttttaatattttatatgcttaagcttaagataTTCCATGTGTAATTTCTAGACTATTTTTGGTATGAAGCACCGCAAATAAAACGACGCATTTAAAAAACGAGTTtgtttagcacacacacacacacacgcacgcacacatacagtgaCAGGCATAGATACATAAGTATCTCCGCAGTCGAGTTTGTTCTCTGAAGCGGCACGCTTACATATACAAGCATAAGTAGagtctttattttttattcggtgacttgtttgttttgactgcCTGCCTACTGCTGctcagtttgcttttttggctaTTGCCGAtcatgctttgttttttatcagCACTCAAGGTCAccatacagcaacaacatattGAATTTCTAGCAGACGCGCGATAAGCCCCGAAATATTGAGCACAAGCCCAGGCCAGCGTTGAAGCTTTTGAAATACTATTAACACAATGGTTTTCAATTATTCATGAATACATTTTATGCTGTCCACAGTGGGTTAATTACTCGAAAACGCCTCACGCAATTGCAATATGCAAGagaatgctgctgctcaattggCTGGCAAGGTTCAACAAACTGTTTCAGTGcaaatacttataaataaatatgcggcGCTCTCCAACTGCATGatcgagaaagagagagacagagagagagaactacTGCTCTCCCCACCCACTGACTCCACCAGTTTACCCACTGTAGTGCAGCAGACAAGCCTTCCATagattaaaacacacacacacacacacatttgtaagTATTTATCAATCAAGCAAGCGTTATCAGTGGGCGTGCTCATTAAAATGCGTGCGCTATAATTAACCTACATacaaagtatatacatatgtggtAATTATTGAAAAACTAACTGCTGAGTTATCTTACAGACTTTCCAGCATAGGCCAGGCCAGTTCACTGCCAGACTAAAGAATCACTGGAACAATCTGCTTAGCTGCCTGAGCCCGCAATAATATGCAGGTATTTAGATACTGATCTTGGGTTTTCGGCTTAGTTAAACCAAGCTGCGATATCGTTTCAGCCGCAGCGCCTTATCTGGAACTTACCTGGATATTCGAAGCGTCAAACACTACCCTCATTTTGATCGTTGTCAGCATACCGGACAAACTGCAGCGAATCCGCGCTCAGTTGCAAAGTtggaaattaaacaaaacacaagtccgcggcatttgttttttagttatAACTTGGCCAATAATCACCCGTTAGTGCAACTTTTTACTCGTATTGATGCTAGAAACAAACTTACATCATTACATTTTGGAATTTACAACTTTCGATTTACCCAACTTTCGTGATGAATCATCATCatgaattttgttaaaaaatcgAATCTCTTGATCACTGACTtatgttttgcttaatttccaactttgagaagctataactcagcttaAAAAAATCGCACTGAGTGGATTTTAGACTTAATTAACTCATGAgatagtaaataaacaaatgcttttgtatttaatcactaaaaaaattatttacagcaagttatggcaataaaacCAACGCTGCAGACTGACATTTTGTTCATTTTccaactttgagaagctatatctcagcttAAACAAATCTGGTCCAGATGTTCTATACCTCGTTATGTTGGCCTTGAAGACATTTTTGAAATGAGTGTAAAAATGTAtagtacaaaaattatttgtcgaagttatgaacaaaatagtaaacaaacaagacaaattttttgtgaaatatcgcactttgataagccgtaattcagcgaaacgGCGTCTGATTTCAGAGTTTCgagccttgttagactcgtgagatgcataagaataaaactgcgttataacttggaaagtctacgattttcgatatttttgcaaaaaaacgtgatgtaacccctttaaatttttgccacaAATTATGCCGTCTTCGTTTCATATCACTTTTTAACTTTGAGATgctagccaaaaaaaaaaagcactaAAGAGTATTTTGggttaatttactcatgagattcttaataaacatattctgttgtgtttgattgataataaaattattttgattaagtTATGGTAGTGAAACTAATGCTGCAGacttactttttgtttattttccaaCCTTGAGAAGCTATAACTCATCTTAAAAAAATCCAATCCAGATCTTTTATACCTCTTTATGTTGGCGTGGAagacacaattaaaatgattataaaattgtataaaaaaaaatatatttgtagatgttataaacaaaagagtaAATGAACAAGACAATTTTGTGTTCAATATCCAACTTAAGCTCTAACTCATCTAATGGCGTCAGATTGTTGTTGAATCCTAAATgaaatgatgcaactttgtttaaaGCATCAATACGAACATAGCGAAcatcatttgatttttaagaAAGTTATGGCAATGCAGCTAActttcttttgttgctttcagaGTTACATAAGGAACAAAGTTTGTTACATCAATTCCAAACGGTTATTGATGCAAAATATCATTTGGTTCTTAATGCAAcacaacctttggttgttgatgtacaaacaaacaaccaaaggttgctgatgtacaaaacaaacagccaaaggttgctgatgtacaaaacaaacaacctttggttgttgatgtacaaaacagaCACCCAATGGTTGCTGATGTAAATAACAACGTTAGTtgccaatttttttaaataaacaaccaATGGTGTTGCacgttaacaacaattgttgctttgtacatcaataacaaatggtTGAGTAGTATGAATTAAGAAAAGATCtaagttcaagttgaatgtaacagttcaattt is part of the Drosophila busckii strain San Diego stock center, stock number 13000-0081.31 chromosome X, ASM1175060v1, whole genome shotgun sequence genome and encodes:
- the LOC108606122 gene encoding uncharacterized protein LOC108606122, translating into MPFPIHPPKQMPCPHWQHFPISPVDSKPSPFDSNNGLAATAVQQKPPEPVSYRYCVQCKAANKEAFTNGGQD